From the Methanoculleus caldifontis genome, the window GGCCTTGCAGTAGCCGATGTTCACCGGCGCTTCGGTCTTCCCCGGCGCGAACCGGAGGGCGTCCGCCGGACAGACCGCCACGCATGCCCCGCACCCCGAGCAGAGGGCCGTAGCCCAGACCCCGGACTCGAGATCCCTGAATGTCTTCGTCTCCATGCCAATCACTCCCACGTATACTTCCCGGCGAAGGGCCTTGCGCTCGCGGGCACGATCCGGGTATACTCCGCGTCGACCAGCGGTTCCGGCTTCAGCCCGAACTCCTCCGCGAACTCCCGGATCACCGGGGCGATCCGTGAGCGGTCCTCCTCGGTGAGCGGCACCTTCTTTGCTCCGGGAGCGAGGCAGGCCTCGTCCACGTCCCCGTGGATGACGATCTCCCCGCCGTGGATCCCGCTCCCGATCTCGCGGGCCTTCATGGCCCCGTCGAGATCGAGGACGATCAGGAGGCCGCCCGCCATATACTCGCCGAGGAACGTCTGTGCCGTTCCCCCCACGACCAGTATGGGGCGCTGATCCTCGTACTGCTTCATGTGGATCCCGCCCCGGTATCCGATATTCCCGCGGACGAAGATCTTCCCGCCCCGCATGCTGTGAGCCACCGCGTCGCCGGCGCTCCCGTGAATCACCACTTTCCCGGTATCCATCGTGTTGCCGGGCGCATGCTCCGCGTTGCCGTGGACGACGACGGTCGGCCCGCTCATGAACATGGCGAGATCGCCGCCGGGAACGCCGTTGATATGAATGGTAACGTTCCCCCGGAGACCGTCGCCGATGAACCGCTGTCCGAGGACGTTGTTGACGA encodes:
- a CDS encoding GltB/FmdC/FwdC-like GXGXG domain-containing protein — encoded protein: MTKQVTIDAKGVHYTPLNQQIRKAVEEGADEIVVNNVLGQRFIGDGLRGNVTIHINGVPGGDLAMFMSGPTVVVHGNAEHAPGNTMDTGKVVIHGSAGDAVAHSMRGGKIFVRGNIGYRGGIHMKQYEDQRPILVVGGTAQTFLGEYMAGGLLIVLDLDGAMKAREIGSGIHGGEIVIHGDVDEACLAPGAKKVPLTEEDRSRIAPVIREFAEEFGLKPEPLVDAEYTRIVPASARPFAGKYTWE